A DNA window from Turicibacter sp. TJ11 contains the following coding sequences:
- the purH gene encoding bifunctional phosphoribosylaminoimidazolecarboxamide formyltransferase/IMP cyclohydrolase: MKRALVSVSDKTNLVSFVQNLVELGYEIISTGGTKKTLEEAGMEVIAIDEVTHFPEILEGRVKTLHPMVHGGLLAKRDDVHHQEQVAQNNIQYIDLVCVNLYPFAKTIQNPEATHEDKIENIDIGGPSMLRSAAKNFNDVTVVVDANDYDVVISEIREHGNTTLKTRQMLAGKVFNHTASYDAMIANYFNEINQIEVKEKLTVTYDLKQTLRYGENPHQKAAFYQTLKQPSYSVVASEQLHGKELSYNNIADANAALEILSEFEGSAAVAVKHMNPCGVGLGSTIEEAYAKAYEADKKSIFGGIVALNREVSKELAEELHKIFLEIVIAPSFTPEALEILKQKKNIRLLTTDMTERLQPGEKLVSVKGGLLVQDLDIVQVKKEDLECVTDVKPTEEDLEQLLFGFKVCKHVKSNAITLVKDNMTIGVGAGQMNRVGAAKIALEQAGTLVEGSYLASDAFFPMSDTVELAAKYGVKAIIQPGGSIKDQDSIDACNKHGIAMVFTKVRHFKH, encoded by the coding sequence ATGAAACGTGCATTAGTGAGTGTATCAGATAAGACGAATTTAGTATCATTTGTTCAAAACTTAGTTGAATTAGGGTATGAAATCATTTCAACAGGAGGAACTAAAAAAACATTAGAAGAAGCGGGAATGGAAGTTATTGCGATTGATGAAGTCACTCATTTTCCAGAAATATTAGAGGGACGTGTTAAAACATTACACCCAATGGTACATGGTGGTTTATTAGCTAAACGAGATGATGTTCATCATCAAGAACAAGTAGCTCAAAATAACATTCAGTATATTGATTTAGTTTGTGTTAACTTATATCCATTTGCTAAAACGATTCAAAATCCTGAAGCCACTCATGAAGATAAAATTGAAAACATTGATATTGGTGGTCCATCAATGTTACGTTCAGCAGCGAAAAACTTTAACGATGTTACAGTAGTTGTTGATGCGAATGATTATGATGTAGTTATTTCTGAAATTCGTGAACACGGGAACACGACATTAAAAACACGCCAAATGTTAGCAGGAAAAGTTTTTAATCATACTGCTTCATATGATGCCATGATCGCGAACTATTTTAATGAAATAAATCAAATCGAAGTTAAAGAAAAATTAACCGTTACTTATGACTTAAAACAAACATTACGCTATGGGGAAAATCCACATCAAAAAGCAGCATTTTATCAAACATTAAAACAACCTTCTTATAGTGTCGTTGCAAGTGAACAATTGCATGGAAAAGAATTATCTTACAATAATATCGCTGATGCTAACGCCGCATTAGAAATCTTATCTGAATTTGAAGGTTCAGCAGCAGTTGCAGTTAAGCATATGAATCCATGTGGAGTAGGATTAGGTTCAACTATTGAAGAAGCTTATGCTAAAGCTTATGAAGCAGATAAAAAGTCTATTTTTGGTGGAATTGTTGCTTTAAATCGCGAAGTATCAAAAGAGTTAGCTGAAGAACTTCATAAAATCTTTTTAGAAATTGTCATTGCACCAAGCTTTACACCAGAAGCGTTAGAAATTTTAAAACAAAAGAAAAACATTCGCTTACTAACAACTGATATGACAGAACGTCTTCAACCAGGGGAAAAATTAGTATCAGTTAAAGGTGGATTACTTGTTCAAGATTTAGATATCGTTCAAGTCAAAAAAGAAGACTTAGAGTGTGTAACAGACGTTAAACCAACAGAAGAAGATTTAGAGCAATTATTATTTGGATTTAAAGTTTGTAAGCACGTTAAATCAAACGCCATTACATTAGTTAAAGATAATATGACTATCGGTGTTGGAGCTGGGCAAATGAATCGCGTTGGAGCAGCGAAAATTGCTTTAGAACAAGCAGGTACGTTAGTAGAAGGTTCTTATTTAGCATCAGATGCCTTTTTTCCGATGTCAGATACAGTTGAATTAGCAGCAAAATATGGGGTTAAAGCGATTATTCAACCAGGTGGATCAATTAAAGATCAAGACTCAATTGACGCATGTAATAAACATGGAATTGCGATGGTCTTTACGAAAGTTCGTCACTTTAAACACTAA
- the purN gene encoding phosphoribosylglycinamide formyltransferase, which produces MKKIVVFASGSGSNFQTIVEKLHQKECEVALLVCDQPGAYCLERAKHLSIPTFTFNPKSYETKADFEKEICKQLEIIHPDLIVLAGYMRLIGETLLEAYEGKIINIHPALLPAFPGRDGIGDALKYGVKVMGVTVHYVDAGIDTGKIIDQACFKRTENETKEEIETRIHALEHELYPQVIAKLLKA; this is translated from the coding sequence ATGAAAAAAATAGTTGTTTTTGCATCAGGAAGTGGAAGCAACTTTCAAACGATTGTTGAGAAGCTACATCAAAAAGAATGTGAAGTCGCTTTGTTAGTTTGTGATCAACCGGGCGCTTATTGTTTAGAACGTGCTAAACATTTAAGTATTCCCACATTCACTTTTAATCCAAAAAGCTATGAAACGAAAGCTGACTTTGAAAAAGAAATTTGTAAACAGTTAGAGATAATCCATCCAGATTTAATTGTATTAGCTGGATACATGCGTTTGATTGGTGAGACGTTATTAGAAGCTTACGAAGGGAAGATTATCAATATCCATCCAGCATTATTACCTGCTTTTCCAGGTCGTGATGGAATTGGCGATGCCTTAAAGTATGGCGTGAAAGTGATGGGAGTAACGGTTCACTATGTTGATGCAGGAATTGATACGGGAAAAATTATCGATCAAGCTTGTTTTAAACGAACAGAAAATGAAACAAAAGAAGAAATTGAAACGCGTATTCACGCATTAGAACATGAGTTATATCCGCAAGTGATAGCAAAGCTTTTAAAAGCTTAG
- the purM gene encoding phosphoribosylformylglycinamidine cyclo-ligase, producing MSKAYEQSGVSLEAGYESVNRIKKHVAKTHRKGIFSGIGSFGAMFDLSALNYKQPLLVSGTDGVGTKLMVAIKADHHDTIGIDCVAMCVNDIVVQGAEPLYFLDYVAVGKNDPAKIEAIVKGVADGCEQAGAALIGGETAEMPDMYEVDHYDLAGFAVGVVEKDQLITGEKVTAGDVIIGLSSSGIHSNGYSLVRKILFKDNHIDLNTYEESLGMTVGEAVLAPTKIYVKPILALLKEVDVHGMAHITGGGFDENIPRTLPAGHGVKINKHSYPMPPIFNYLKELGNLDEREMYNIFNMGIGMAIIVSKEDVEKAMNILTQAGEQPHIIGEVTDGEGVQLV from the coding sequence ATGAGTAAAGCATATGAACAATCTGGCGTTAGCTTAGAAGCGGGATACGAATCAGTTAATCGTATAAAAAAACACGTGGCAAAAACGCATCGAAAAGGGATTTTCTCTGGGATTGGTTCTTTTGGAGCAATGTTTGACTTATCAGCATTAAATTACAAACAACCATTATTAGTTTCAGGAACAGATGGTGTTGGAACGAAGTTAATGGTGGCAATTAAAGCGGATCACCATGACACGATTGGAATCGACTGTGTTGCTATGTGTGTAAACGATATTGTTGTTCAAGGGGCAGAGCCTTTATATTTTCTTGACTATGTGGCTGTTGGAAAAAATGACCCCGCTAAAATTGAAGCCATTGTTAAAGGGGTGGCAGATGGTTGTGAGCAAGCAGGTGCCGCTTTAATTGGTGGAGAAACAGCAGAAATGCCGGATATGTATGAAGTTGATCATTATGATTTAGCTGGATTTGCAGTTGGTGTCGTAGAAAAAGATCAGCTGATTACAGGAGAAAAAGTAACAGCGGGTGATGTTATTATTGGACTATCGTCAAGCGGAATTCACTCAAATGGATATTCTTTAGTTCGTAAAATTTTATTTAAAGACAACCATATTGATTTAAATACATATGAAGAATCATTAGGAATGACTGTTGGAGAGGCTGTACTTGCACCAACTAAAATTTATGTTAAACCTATTTTAGCTTTATTAAAAGAAGTGGACGTTCATGGAATGGCTCATATCACAGGTGGAGGATTTGATGAAAATATTCCTCGTACTTTACCAGCCGGACATGGTGTGAAAATTAATAAGCATTCCTATCCAATGCCACCTATCTTTAACTATTTAAAAGAATTAGGAAATTTAGATGAACGTGAAATGTATAACATCTTCAATATGGGGATTGGGATGGCAATTATCGTTTCTAAAGAAGATGTGGAAAAAGCAATGAACATCTTAACTCAAGCTGGGGAACAACCACATATCATCGGAGAAGTAACAGATGGTGAAGGAGTTCAACTAGTATGA
- the purF gene encoding amidophosphoribosyltransferase — translation MSGLDLFFENKMNEECGVFGVFNHENAAELTYYGLHALQHRGQEGAGIVTSDGKQLHQHKGEGLVRNVFTQQDIDRLKGIHSIGHVRYSTAGGGGIMNVQPFLFRSQSGPLGLCHNGNLVNANQLKVYLENEGSIFQTTSDSEILAHLLKRQRGDMMTALKESLLYIEGAFAFLLLKENEMYIALDKLGLRPLSIGRIGENGLVVASETCAFDVIGAEYIRDVKPGEVIRIDLEGMTSERYATTCDQSMCSMEYVYFARPDSDIEGINVHQARKNCGRVLAKEAPVEADIVVGVPDSGLSAAIGYAEEANISFEIGMVKNKYIGRTFIQPSQSLREQGVKMKLSAVRSIVKDKRVVLIDDSIVRGTTSRRMVDMLREAGAKEVHVRIASPEIKFPCFYGVDFSTYDELIAATHTTEQIREVIGADSLAFISVEGLTQGIGRSLKLGKNCGQCVACFNGDYPTYLYEDVTCANKEVK, via the coding sequence ATGTCAGGGTTAGATTTATTTTTTGAAAATAAAATGAATGAAGAATGCGGCGTTTTTGGAGTCTTTAATCATGAAAATGCAGCCGAACTTACGTATTATGGACTTCATGCACTTCAACATCGTGGTCAAGAAGGAGCTGGAATTGTTACGAGTGATGGAAAACAGCTTCATCAACATAAAGGAGAGGGACTTGTTCGTAATGTCTTTACTCAACAGGATATTGATCGATTAAAAGGAATCCACTCAATTGGTCATGTTCGCTATTCAACAGCAGGAGGAGGCGGAATTATGAACGTTCAACCGTTCTTATTCCGTTCTCAGTCTGGACCACTTGGATTATGCCATAACGGAAATTTAGTTAATGCTAATCAGTTAAAAGTTTATTTAGAAAATGAAGGCAGTATCTTTCAAACTACTTCAGATTCAGAAATTTTAGCTCATTTATTAAAAAGACAACGTGGGGATATGATGACAGCTTTAAAAGAGTCGTTATTATATATCGAAGGAGCCTTTGCCTTCTTATTATTAAAAGAAAATGAGATGTATATTGCTTTAGATAAATTAGGATTACGTCCGTTATCAATTGGTCGTATTGGTGAAAATGGACTTGTCGTTGCCTCTGAAACATGTGCTTTTGATGTGATTGGAGCCGAATACATTCGTGATGTTAAACCTGGAGAAGTCATTCGTATTGATTTAGAGGGGATGACTTCTGAACGCTATGCAACAACATGTGATCAAAGTATGTGTAGCATGGAATATGTGTATTTTGCACGTCCTGATAGTGACATTGAGGGGATTAATGTTCATCAAGCACGTAAAAACTGTGGTCGTGTTTTGGCTAAAGAAGCACCTGTTGAGGCAGACATTGTGGTAGGTGTTCCTGATTCAGGATTAAGTGCTGCAATTGGATATGCGGAAGAAGCCAATATTTCATTTGAAATCGGAATGGTTAAGAATAAGTATATTGGACGAACATTTATTCAGCCTTCACAATCTTTACGCGAGCAAGGAGTAAAGATGAAGCTTTCGGCTGTTCGATCAATTGTTAAAGATAAACGTGTGGTCTTAATTGATGATTCAATTGTACGCGGAACAACTTCTCGTCGCATGGTCGATATGTTACGCGAAGCTGGCGCTAAAGAAGTGCATGTCCGTATTGCGTCACCAGAAATTAAATTTCCATGTTTTTATGGAGTAGATTTTTCAACGTATGATGAACTGATTGCGGCAACTCATACAACAGAACAAATTCGCGAAGTGATTGGGGCAGATTCGTTAGCCTTCATTTCGGTTGAGGGATTAACTCAAGGAATTGGACGCAGTTTAAAACTCGGAAAGAATTGTGGACAATGTGTGGCTTGTTTTAATGGGGATTACCCAACCTATTTATATGAAGATGTGACGTGTGCAAACAAAGAGGTTAAATAA
- the purC gene encoding phosphoribosylaminoimidazolesuccinocarboxamide synthase, whose amino-acid sequence MNQARVMLYEGKAKQIFKTTDEAKVIIHYKDDATAFNGVKKSSITNKGILNNAITTIIFEMLEKRGVKTHFIEKLNDRDQLCHKVEIVPLEVIVRNIIAGSMAKRLGIEEGTVPSNVVYELCYKNDAYGDPLINDDHAVALGLATYEELAKIKEMTLEINQALIEFFDAQGIRLVDFKIEFGRTEDGTIVLADEISPDTCRLWDKETNEKLDKDRFRRDLGNVEEAYLEILNRVSR is encoded by the coding sequence ATGAATCAAGCAAGAGTAATGTTATACGAGGGAAAAGCAAAACAAATTTTCAAAACAACGGATGAAGCAAAAGTTATTATTCACTACAAAGATGATGCAACGGCATTTAATGGAGTAAAAAAATCAAGCATTACGAATAAAGGGATTTTAAATAATGCGATTACAACGATTATTTTTGAAATGTTAGAAAAACGTGGAGTAAAAACTCACTTTATTGAAAAATTAAATGATCGTGATCAATTATGTCATAAAGTTGAAATTGTACCTTTAGAAGTCATCGTGCGTAACATTATTGCAGGAAGCATGGCAAAACGTTTAGGAATTGAAGAGGGAACAGTACCAAGTAATGTGGTTTATGAATTATGTTATAAAAATGATGCTTACGGAGATCCGTTAATTAACGATGATCACGCCGTTGCATTAGGTTTAGCTACTTATGAAGAACTAGCAAAAATTAAAGAAATGACATTAGAAATCAATCAAGCATTAATTGAATTCTTCGATGCACAAGGTATTCGCTTAGTTGATTTTAAAATTGAATTTGGACGTACAGAAGATGGAACCATCGTTTTAGCAGATGAAATTTCACCGGATACATGCCGCTTATGGGATAAAGAGACAAATGAAAAGTTAGATAAAGATCGTTTCCGTCGTGATCTTGGAAATGTAGAAGAAGCTTATCTTGAAATTTTAAATCGCGTCAGTCGTTAA